One part of the Raphanus sativus cultivar WK10039 chromosome 7, ASM80110v3, whole genome shotgun sequence genome encodes these proteins:
- the LOC108815024 gene encoding mitochondrial import receptor subunit TOM7-1: MDSTLSLKPRGKGKGSKGAPSSNDKSKYQLLKEWSNWSLKKAKVATHYGFIPLIIIVGMNSDPNPHLFQLLSPV; the protein is encoded by the coding sequence ATGGATTCTACACTTTCGTTGAAGCCCAGAGGAAAAGGGAAAGGATCAAAAGGAGCTCCCTCCTCCAATGACAAATCCAAGTATCAGCTCCTCAAGGAATGGAGCAACTGGTCTCTCAAGAAAGCCAAAGTCGCCACTCACTACGGATTCATCCCTCTCATCATCATCGTCGGCATGAACTCCGATCCAAACCCCCATCTCTTCCAGCTCCTTAGCCCTGTCTGA
- the LOC108815023 gene encoding probably inactive receptor-like protein kinase At5g41680, with protein sequence MMAWFSRKKRRLKAKLSWKSKKKDSSPSGNWQPEDDSDEGKIVFFGGSNYTFDLDDLLAASAEILGRSASGSTYKVAVDDTATVVVKRLEEVVVGRREFEQTMEIVGRIKHENVAELKAYYFSKNDKLAVYSYYSKGNLFEMLHGENRVLLDWESRLRIVIGAARGLAVIHEADYRKLVHGNIKSSNIFIDSQGKGCICDLGLTSITRSRPQASIRSSGYHAPEVTDTRKCTQFSDVYSFGVVLLELLTGKSPASPLLSGEDNMDLGSWIRSVVSKEWTGEVFDVELMKQISIEEEMVEMLRIGLACVELKPQDRPHAAEVVKMVQDVRTIA encoded by the exons ATGATGGCTTGGTTCTCACGGAAGAAACGGCGCCTGAAAGCTAAACTCTCATGGAAGTCTAAGAAGAAAGACTCGTCTCCTTCAGGTAACTGGCAACCAGAGGATGACAGCGATGAAGGCAAGATTGTCTTCTTTGGAGGAAGTAACTATACCTTTGATTTAGATGATTTGTTAGCTGCATCGGCTGAAATTTTGGGGAGAAGTGCATCTGGTTCAACCTACAAAGTAGCTGTGGATGATACAGCCACTGTAGTGGTGAAGAGACTGGAAGAGGTGGTTGTTGGAAGAAGAGAGTTTGAGCAAACAATGGAGATTGTTGGTAGAATCAAACATGAGAATGTAGCTGAACTAAAAGCTTACTACTTTTCCAAGAACGACAAGCTCGCTGTTTACAGCTACTACAGTAAAGGAAACCTCTTCGAGATGCTGCACG GTGAGAACCGAGTATTGCTAGATTGGGAGTCTCGATTGAGAATAGTGATTGGTGCAGCGAGAGGATTGGCTGTTATACATGAAGCAGATTACAGGAAGCTTGTCCATGGGAACATCAAATCTTCAAACATCTTCATTGACTCGCAAGGCAAGGGCTGCATCTGCGACCTAGGCTTGACATCCATCACGAGATCTCGCCCTCAGGCTAGCATTCGTTCTTCGGGTTATCACGCTCCTGAAGTGACAGACACAAGAAAGTGCACACAGTTTTCTGATGTGTACAGCTTTGGAGTAGTGTTGCTGGAGCTTCTAACAGGGAAATCTCCAGCTAGTCCGCTGCTATCAGGAGAGGATAACATGGACTTGGGTAGCTGGATAAGGTCGGTTGTGTCGAAAGAGTGGACGGGGGAAGTTTTCGACGTAGAGCTAATGAAGCAAATAAGTATAGAGGAAGAGATGGTTGAGATGTTGCGAATAGGTTTGGCTTGTGTTGAATTGAAGCCACAAGATAGACCTCACGCAGCAGAGGTTGTAAAGATGGTACAAGACGTTCGAACGATAGCTTAA